In one Dehalogenimonas formicexedens genomic region, the following are encoded:
- a CDS encoding M16 family metallopeptidase codes for MYRKTVLPNGLRLLSQEMPHTLSVSVCIFVGTGSRYELEPVSGISHFIEHCLFRGTEKRPTSRAISESIEGIGGILNEGTDRETTVYWAKAPRDHFVSTLDTLSDMLLHSKFDPSDIEKERQVIVEEIHMSEDQPDQKACQLIDTVLWPGHPLGRDIAGTEKSVGAITRDDMGTYMAEHYLPENTVVAIAGGVSEKDIVASIEQKLGNWQPGSRKTPPFSPFTGADGRRLVLETRDIEQDHFLLALPALSIADPRRYTESLLNVILGEGMSSRLFSEIRDKLGLAYAIHSYAEFLKDTGAVTVAASVDPDNLLKALEAVIKELNLLKTTLTAQELAKAKELSKGRLALRLEDSRHVASWLGGQEILTGEVLTPQDVIRRIEAVTLDDLRDLADELIREDKMRLSLVGPVADEKPFNHLIGAG; via the coding sequence ATGTACCGAAAAACTGTACTGCCCAACGGGTTAAGGCTGTTGAGCCAGGAAATGCCGCATACGCTGTCCGTGTCGGTTTGTATTTTTGTGGGGACAGGGTCGCGATATGAACTGGAGCCGGTGTCGGGGATTTCCCATTTTATAGAGCATTGCCTGTTCAGGGGCACCGAAAAACGGCCCACTTCCCGCGCCATCTCCGAATCGATCGAGGGGATCGGAGGCATCCTGAATGAAGGCACCGACCGCGAGACCACGGTTTACTGGGCAAAGGCCCCCCGTGATCATTTTGTGTCCACTCTGGACACCCTCTCCGACATGCTGCTCCACTCCAAATTCGATCCTTCGGATATCGAAAAAGAACGCCAGGTCATAGTGGAGGAGATCCACATGTCGGAAGACCAGCCGGATCAGAAAGCCTGCCAGCTGATCGACACTGTGCTGTGGCCGGGTCACCCGTTGGGACGGGATATCGCCGGGACCGAGAAATCAGTCGGCGCCATCACCCGTGATGACATGGGGACCTATATGGCGGAGCATTACCTGCCGGAGAATACCGTTGTTGCCATTGCCGGGGGAGTTTCCGAGAAGGATATCGTTGCCTCCATTGAACAAAAATTGGGAAACTGGCAACCCGGCTCCAGGAAAACGCCTCCCTTTTCCCCGTTCACCGGAGCTGACGGCAGGCGGCTGGTGCTGGAAACCCGGGACATAGAGCAGGACCACTTCCTGCTGGCGTTGCCCGCCCTGTCCATCGCGGATCCCCGGCGTTATACCGAGAGCCTGCTCAACGTCATCCTGGGTGAAGGCATGAGCTCCCGGTTGTTTTCGGAAATCCGCGATAAATTGGGGCTGGCCTATGCCATTCACAGCTATGCCGAATTCTTGAAGGACACCGGAGCCGTCACCGTGGCGGCCAGCGTTGACCCGGATAATCTGCTCAAAGCCCTCGAAGCGGTGATCAAAGAACTCAACCTGCTCAAAACCACCTTGACCGCCCAGGAACTGGCCAAAGCCAAGGAATTGTCCAAAGGCCGGCTGGCCCTCCGGCTGGAGGATTCCCGGCATGTGGCTTCATGGCTGGGCGGCCAGGAAATCCTGACCGGCGAGGTGCTCACCCCCCAGGACGTCATCCGGCGGATCGAGGCGGTGACCCTTGATGATTTGCGGGATCTTGCGGACGAACTCATCCGGGAAGACAAAATGAGATTGTCGCTGGTAGGCCCGGTCGCTGACGAAAAGCCGTTCAACCACCTCATCGGCGCCGGTTAA
- a CDS encoding LysE family transporter, translated as MLALLASVFVISLSGALMPGPVFATVLVKSCKSQWAGVQASLGHAVIEVPLIILIYFGAAAFFAHTAVQFVLGVAGGAMVVWMGVGMFRARKAIATSQKDTAYSAFTAGIILSVGNPFFLLWWATVGALLVSKASEFGAGGLWGLILTHWLTDLIWMSFVSAVVFRTHRLWAPALQESVFILCSLLLVGFGGWFMVSGIQAVI; from the coding sequence ATGCTGGCTCTGCTCGCCTCGGTCTTTGTCATTTCGCTTTCCGGCGCCCTGATGCCCGGTCCGGTTTTTGCCACGGTGCTGGTCAAAAGTTGCAAGTCACAATGGGCGGGCGTGCAGGCCTCGCTCGGCCACGCCGTCATCGAAGTGCCCCTGATCATTCTCATCTACTTCGGCGCGGCGGCATTCTTTGCCCACACCGCGGTACAGTTCGTATTGGGTGTCGCGGGAGGCGCCATGGTGGTGTGGATGGGGGTGGGAATGTTCCGCGCCCGCAAAGCCATTGCCACCAGTCAGAAGGATACGGCCTACAGCGCCTTTACCGCCGGGATCATCCTTTCGGTGGGCAATCCGTTCTTTCTTTTGTGGTGGGCGACTGTTGGTGCTCTCCTGGTATCAAAAGCCTCTGAATTCGGCGCAGGCGGGCTGTGGGGGCTGATCCTGACCCACTGGCTGACCGACCTGATATGGATGTCTTTTGTGTCGGCGGTGGTGTTCCGGACACACCGGCTGTGGGCTCCGGCGTTGCAGGAGTCGGTGTTCATACTGTGTTCGCTGCTGCTGGTGGGGTTCGGGGGGTGGTTCATGGTGTCCGGCATCCAGGCGGTGATCTAA
- the tsaD gene encoding tRNA (adenosine(37)-N6)-threonylcarbamoyltransferase complex transferase subunit TsaD encodes MRVLGIETSCDETAAAVVEEGIKILGNKVASQVDIHSRYGGVVPEVASRQHLLSIVPVMRQCLESASLTMHDIDAVAVTCGPGLAGSLLVGANFAKATAMAAGKPLIGINHLEGHIYANWLTGHIPTLPALALIVSGGHTDLVLMKDHGDYRLIGRTRDDAAGEAFDKAARLLNLGYPGGPVIEKAAKSGKPTLKLPKGVIPGSSDFSFSGLKTALYRLAETGQAGSPNDAAASFQEAVVKVLVKRTLATAEEWGVNQILLAGGVAANGRLREKILQDSPVPVSIPPLSLCTDNAAIIASCGYFHLVKGERSGLDLDVFPSLPFASTGGRA; translated from the coding sequence ATGAGAGTTTTGGGTATCGAAACCTCCTGCGACGAAACGGCTGCGGCAGTGGTCGAAGAAGGGATTAAAATCCTGGGCAACAAGGTGGCTTCCCAGGTGGACATTCACTCCCGTTACGGAGGAGTGGTTCCCGAGGTTGCCTCGCGGCAGCATCTTCTTTCAATAGTGCCGGTAATGCGGCAATGCCTGGAGTCCGCGTCCCTGACCATGCATGATATCGACGCCGTGGCGGTGACGTGCGGCCCCGGACTGGCGGGATCGCTTCTGGTCGGCGCCAATTTTGCCAAAGCCACCGCGATGGCTGCCGGAAAACCGCTGATAGGGATCAACCACCTGGAAGGCCACATCTACGCCAACTGGCTGACCGGCCACATACCCACGCTGCCTGCCCTGGCGCTCATCGTTTCGGGGGGGCACACCGACCTTGTTTTGATGAAAGATCACGGCGATTATCGACTCATCGGCAGAACCAGAGACGACGCCGCCGGAGAGGCTTTCGATAAAGCCGCCAGGTTGCTCAACCTGGGCTATCCCGGCGGTCCGGTGATCGAGAAAGCGGCCAAATCGGGAAAACCGACGCTCAAACTGCCGAAAGGCGTCATCCCCGGCAGCTCCGATTTCAGTTTTTCCGGCCTCAAGACGGCTCTTTACCGGTTGGCGGAAACCGGCCAGGCCGGATCTCCCAATGATGCCGCCGCCAGCTTCCAGGAAGCGGTCGTCAAGGTATTGGTTAAAAGAACCCTGGCCACCGCCGAAGAGTGGGGCGTCAATCAGATACTGCTGGCCGGCGGTGTCGCCGCCAACGGCCGCCTCAGGGAGAAAATACTCCAGGATTCCCCGGTCCCGGTGTCGATCCCGCCGCTTTCCCTATGCACGGATAATGCGGCGATAATCGCCAGCTGCGGTTATTTTCACCTGGTGAAGGGTGAAAGATCGGGACTAGACCTGGATGTCTTTCCCAGCCTGCCCTTTGCCTCAACCGGCGGACGGGCCTAG
- a CDS encoding ABC transporter permease, with translation MSKTALIFKHEFTTLIRRTGFIVMTVAVPLVGLIVILGGQIFSGGQGGGGGGPVEQIKIGYVDQASLITGHQQEGSFDFVGYETIEAANQALINKTVSEYIVIPQDYIATGALVRFTTERQLEVPGDRLGAIQSFMLDNLLSPNVGAAVIDRVKAPANLSNVILDPVTGLPAENQGGVAAFLLPYLFSILLVMSIFTSSGYLLQGLAEEKENRIMEVLLSSVSARQLITGKVLGLGAAGLAQMAIWLFSARFLASLASANFSAILGSIELSATFVILGLAYFILGYLLFAILLAAIGSIASSMRESQQLAAIFSVLAVSPLWGLVFIIENPQHPVSVFLTIFPFTAPITTMIRVGTAEVPFWQIGLSMTVMAASIFGLLLLSAKVFRTFLLMTGKTPRIGEILHMLKEA, from the coding sequence GTGAGCAAGACCGCACTCATTTTCAAGCACGAATTCACCACTTTAATCCGCCGGACCGGCTTTATCGTCATGACCGTGGCGGTCCCCTTAGTCGGGCTTATCGTCATCCTCGGCGGCCAGATCTTCTCCGGCGGCCAGGGCGGCGGCGGCGGCGGTCCGGTCGAACAAATCAAGATCGGATACGTCGACCAGGCCTCACTTATCACCGGCCACCAGCAGGAGGGCAGTTTCGACTTCGTCGGCTACGAGACGATCGAAGCCGCCAACCAGGCACTGATAAACAAGACCGTTTCAGAATATATCGTCATTCCCCAGGACTACATCGCTACCGGAGCGTTGGTCCGCTTCACCACCGAACGTCAGTTGGAAGTCCCGGGCGACCGCCTGGGCGCCATCCAGAGTTTCATGCTCGACAATCTTCTGTCGCCGAACGTAGGCGCCGCGGTCATCGACCGGGTCAAGGCGCCGGCGAACCTTTCGAACGTCATCCTCGACCCCGTGACCGGCCTGCCCGCTGAAAACCAGGGCGGCGTGGCCGCCTTCCTGTTGCCCTACCTGTTCAGCATCCTCCTGGTGATGTCCATCTTCACTTCCTCGGGCTACCTGCTCCAGGGCCTGGCCGAGGAAAAAGAAAACCGAATCATGGAAGTTCTGCTGTCCAGTGTGTCGGCGAGGCAGCTGATAACGGGGAAGGTCCTCGGCCTGGGCGCCGCCGGACTTGCCCAGATGGCCATCTGGCTGTTCTCCGCCCGGTTCCTTGCCAGCCTGGCCTCGGCTAACTTTTCGGCCATCCTGGGCTCGATCGAACTGTCGGCCACCTTCGTCATCTTAGGCCTGGCGTACTTCATCCTGGGCTATCTGCTGTTCGCCATTCTGCTGGCGGCAATCGGCAGCATTGCTTCGAGCATGCGCGAAAGCCAACAGTTGGCCGCTATTTTCAGCGTTCTGGCGGTCTCGCCGCTGTGGGGGCTGGTCTTCATCATCGAAAATCCCCAGCACCCGGTGAGCGTTTTCCTGACCATTTTCCCGTTCACCGCCCCCATCACCACCATGATCCGGGTGGGCACCGCGGAAGTACCGTTCTGGCAGATAGGATTGAGCATGACGGTGATGGCGGCATCCATCTTCGGGTTGCTGCTGCTTTCGGCCAAGGTCTTCAGGACATTCCTGCTGATGACCGGCAAAACACCCAGGATCGGCGAGATCCTGCACATGCTCAAGGAAGCCTAG
- a CDS encoding ABC transporter ATP-binding protein, protein MLAVKISDVSKVYGEKKVVDGVSFEVDSGEIFALIGPNGAGKTTTIRMMMDIIKPDSGDILIMGQHLGEGSKNCIGYLPEERGLYRKLRIMDTIVYMASLKGAPVETAVARAENLLKKFGLYEHRYKKIEELSKGMGQLIQFVVTVAHDPGLIILDEPFAGLDPVNSRLLKDTIKDLRAEGKAIILSTHRMNEVQEMCDRLFMINKGQRVLYGALNDIRRQFRSNSVVVESEQALPSLSGVSGVESKNHTSILKLDGSTTPQSVLAQLVAAQVPVERFEVSLPSLDDIFVQVVKKP, encoded by the coding sequence TTGTTAGCTGTAAAAATATCCGACGTTTCGAAAGTCTACGGCGAAAAAAAGGTCGTCGACGGCGTCTCCTTCGAGGTCGACAGCGGAGAGATCTTCGCCCTGATCGGGCCCAACGGCGCCGGCAAAACGACCACCATCCGGATGATGATGGATATCATCAAACCCGACAGCGGCGATATCCTGATCATGGGCCAGCACCTCGGCGAGGGATCCAAAAATTGCATCGGCTACCTGCCCGAAGAGCGCGGGCTTTACCGAAAGCTCCGCATAATGGATACCATCGTTTACATGGCCTCCCTCAAGGGGGCGCCGGTCGAGACGGCGGTGGCCCGTGCCGAGAATCTGCTCAAAAAGTTCGGCCTTTACGAACACCGCTACAAAAAAATCGAGGAGTTGTCCAAGGGTATGGGGCAACTCATCCAGTTTGTGGTAACCGTGGCCCACGACCCCGGGCTGATCATCCTCGACGAGCCGTTCGCCGGCCTGGACCCGGTCAACTCCCGCCTGCTCAAAGACACCATCAAAGACCTTCGCGCCGAGGGCAAAGCCATTATCCTGTCGACACACCGGATGAACGAAGTCCAGGAGATGTGCGACCGCCTGTTCATGATCAATAAGGGTCAGCGCGTCCTGTACGGGGCGCTGAACGACATACGGAGGCAGTTCCGATCGAATTCGGTGGTGGTGGAATCGGAACAGGCCCTGCCGTCTCTTTCGGGCGTCTCCGGCGTCGAGTCCAAGAACCACACCTCGATATTGAAGCTCGACGGCTCGACGACACCCCAGTCCGTTCTCGCCCAGCTGGTGGCAGCTCAGGTGCCGGTCGAACGGTTTGAGGTGTCGCTGCCTTCACTGGATGACATTTTTGTACAGGTGGTGAAGAAGCCGTGA
- the trhA gene encoding PAQR family membrane homeostasis protein TrhA codes for MPQTKRSRTIVANRSEAFSCYSHLGGAIAGAAGLVALLVLTWGRWDLLAVVLIYGLAITALFSFSATYHALKRRDGETSIWRKLDHIAIFIMIAGSYTPLVYIYLDGLWRVFMIAIPWAIVAVGVVYKLFWMHAPRILSPILYLGMGWLALAPMRQLWLSMPRLAFWGVVAGGVAYSIGAVIYALKRPNPVPGVFGFHDIFHIWIIIGASLHFAVVVASVI; via the coding sequence ATGCCGCAAACAAAAAGGAGTCGAACCATCGTAGCCAATCGGTCCGAAGCTTTTTCCTGCTATTCCCACCTGGGCGGCGCCATCGCCGGGGCCGCCGGTCTGGTCGCCCTGCTGGTTTTGACCTGGGGGCGGTGGGACCTGCTCGCGGTGGTCCTGATTTATGGCCTGGCGATAACCGCATTATTTTCGTTTAGCGCCACATACCATGCCCTGAAACGGCGGGACGGCGAAACCTCGATATGGCGAAAACTGGATCATATCGCCATTTTCATCATGATCGCCGGGAGTTATACCCCTTTGGTCTATATCTATCTCGACGGTTTGTGGCGAGTCTTCATGATCGCCATACCCTGGGCAATAGTAGCGGTAGGTGTCGTTTACAAGCTTTTCTGGATGCACGCCCCCAGGATTCTTTCGCCGATTCTGTATCTGGGCATGGGCTGGTTGGCGCTGGCGCCGATGCGCCAATTGTGGCTGTCGATGCCGCGCCTGGCCTTCTGGGGAGTGGTGGCCGGCGGGGTCGCTTACAGTATTGGGGCGGTAATTTACGCTTTGAAACGCCCCAATCCCGTGCCCGGGGTGTTCGGCTTCCATGATATTTTTCACATCTGGATAATCATTGGAGCCTCGCTCCATTTCGCTGTGGTGGTTGCTTCCGTAATATAG
- a CDS encoding MarC family protein, whose translation MSDFWHEFLLTFVPLFIVIDAIGNLPFVIALTEDSTKEERWRIINLATITAAAVGLFFLFLGSFILKAMNISGGAFAIAGGIILMVFAIRYMTTGHMVEVIKEEMVAVVPIGTPLTVGPATITTLLLLSNQYPIYVVFVAFAINIFIAWLTFVAAGMFMRLMGRGGLRAISRVFSLLLAALAVSMVIRGLELINVLPTPSG comes from the coding sequence ATGTCCGACTTCTGGCACGAGTTCCTGCTGACCTTCGTCCCCCTGTTCATCGTCATCGACGCCATCGGCAACCTGCCCTTCGTCATCGCCCTGACCGAGGATTCCACTAAAGAAGAGCGTTGGCGCATCATCAACCTGGCGACCATCACCGCCGCCGCAGTCGGTTTGTTCTTCCTGTTCCTGGGCAGCTTTATCCTGAAAGCCATGAACATCAGCGGCGGCGCCTTCGCTATCGCCGGCGGCATCATCCTCATGGTATTCGCCATCCGCTACATGACTACCGGTCATATGGTCGAGGTCATCAAAGAGGAAATGGTAGCCGTAGTCCCCATCGGCACACCTCTCACCGTCGGGCCGGCGACGATCACCACCCTGCTTCTGCTCTCGAATCAATACCCGATTTACGTGGTGTTCGTGGCCTTTGCGATTAATATTTTCATCGCCTGGTTGACCTTCGTCGCCGCCGGAATGTTTATGCGGCTGATGGGCCGTGGTGGTCTCCGGGCAATCTCAAGGGTATTCAGCCTGCTTTTGGCAGCCCTTGCCGTCAGCATGGTCATACGCGGACTGGAACTTATCAACGTCCTTCCGACACCCTCCGGGTAA
- a CDS encoding putative immunity protein, giving the protein MYKKYSREEQKELATWAADCAERVLPLFEQAVPTDDRPRKAIEQCREWARTGVFSMAVIRHASLSAHAAAREAPNDIARYAARAAGQAVATAHVPQHAFGAAYYALKAIAATDPANAEVDVKRELEWETLHLSENLREELVRRVMVSNTKMGVTIKIDKSGIF; this is encoded by the coding sequence TTGTACAAAAAGTACTCTCGTGAGGAACAGAAAGAACTGGCCACCTGGGCGGCGGACTGCGCCGAACGGGTATTACCCTTGTTTGAACAGGCAGTGCCGACCGACGACAGACCTCGCAAAGCAATCGAGCAATGCCGGGAATGGGCGAGAACCGGCGTTTTCAGTATGGCGGTGATTCGGCACGCATCTCTTTCAGCTCACGCCGCTGCCAGAGAAGCGCCGAATGACATAGCACGCTATGCGGCTCGGGCGGCAGGTCAGGCGGTGGCGACCGCACACGTCCCGCAACACGCCTTCGGCGCGGCTTATTATGCACTCAAGGCCATCGCCGCAACCGATCCGGCTAACGCCGAGGTCGATGTTAAGAGGGAATTGGAGTGGGAGACTCTACACTTATCGGAAAACCTGCGGGAGGAGCTGGTCAGAAGAGTGATGGTGTCGAACACCAAGATGGGCGTGACCATAAAAATCGACAAGAGCGGGATTTTCTGA
- a CDS encoding YajQ family cyclic di-GMP-binding protein, with the protein MPSMDVVSAVDVQALDNAINNVKRDITTRYDFRNIKSEISMNRKEKTIHLQSGDDVKVKAMTEILIGHVVRFGLDPKCLDFGKMEATAQGGAEMDVKIKEGIQKETAQKMVKFIKSLKLKVEPAIQEDQLRITSKQIDDLQEVMRQLKAQDYDIPLQFVNLKR; encoded by the coding sequence ATGCCATCAATGGACGTGGTCAGCGCGGTGGACGTTCAGGCGCTCGACAATGCGATCAACAACGTGAAACGGGATATCACAACCAGGTACGATTTCCGTAACATCAAATCCGAGATCTCCATGAACCGGAAAGAAAAAACCATCCATCTGCAAAGCGGAGACGATGTGAAGGTCAAGGCGATGACCGAAATACTTATCGGTCACGTGGTGAGGTTCGGCCTAGATCCCAAGTGCCTCGATTTCGGCAAAATGGAAGCCACCGCCCAGGGCGGCGCCGAGATGGACGTGAAGATCAAAGAGGGCATTCAAAAAGAGACCGCTCAAAAAATGGTGAAGTTCATTAAATCCCTGAAACTGAAGGTTGAGCCGGCGATTCAGGAAGACCAGTTGAGAATCACCAGCAAGCAGATAGACGACCTGCAAGAAGTTATGCGGCAGCTCAAAGCCCAGGATTACGACATCCCGCTGCAGTTCGTGAACTTGAAGAGATAG
- a CDS encoding DUF5679 domain-containing protein — protein sequence MEGYCMKCRTKRVMKNPKAITMKNGRPATQGVCPVCGTKMFKIGKA from the coding sequence ATGGAAGGTTATTGCATGAAATGCCGCACCAAGAGAGTTATGAAGAATCCTAAGGCCATCACCATGAAGAACGGCCGGCCGGCCACCCAGGGCGTCTGCCCCGTCTGCGGCACCAAGATGTTCAAGATCGGCAAAGCCTAG
- a CDS encoding co-chaperone GroES — MAINVQPLQNFILVKPGKKEEMRSGIVIPDTAQEKAQEGEVVAVGPGRLGKDNTREVMDVKVGDFVIYPKFGGTEVKVEGIDMVIMPENQVLAKKVY; from the coding sequence ATGGCAATCAACGTGCAACCGCTGCAAAACTTCATCCTGGTGAAACCCGGTAAGAAGGAAGAGATGCGCAGCGGCATCGTCATCCCGGACACCGCTCAGGAAAAAGCCCAGGAAGGTGAAGTCGTCGCCGTAGGTCCCGGCCGGTTAGGCAAAGACAACACCCGCGAAGTCATGGACGTCAAGGTCGGCGATTTCGTGATCTATCCTAAATTCGGCGGCACCGAGGTCAAGGTTGAAGGTATCGATATGGTCATCATGCCGGAGAACCAGGTCCTGGCCAAAAAAGTCTATTAA
- a CDS encoding 50S ribosomal protein L25: MDKIAVKLSPRTVTGKKTRFLRRAGVTPCHVFGHNLASQTLQAATADLERVVAQAGSTRLVALQEEGEKKPRMAFIREVQRTPVGGGLFHVDFYQVNMNEPITAEIPLRLVGEAPALKTKGRILVHPMAHVEVESLPGDLPASITVDISVLNELHDAIHVRDLKVEAEVTILSDPDQLIAKVSEITVKAEEVTTAPVAATAPGAEGAAPAEAAAPAAAEAK; this comes from the coding sequence ATGGATAAAATAGCCGTCAAATTATCGCCGCGTACCGTGACCGGCAAGAAAACCCGGTTTTTGCGGCGCGCCGGCGTCACCCCCTGCCACGTTTTCGGTCACAACCTGGCTTCCCAGACCCTCCAGGCTGCGACAGCTGACCTGGAAAGGGTTGTCGCCCAGGCCGGCAGCACCCGGCTGGTGGCTCTGCAAGAAGAGGGGGAAAAGAAGCCGCGCATGGCCTTCATCCGCGAAGTTCAGCGCACTCCGGTAGGTGGCGGACTTTTCCACGTCGATTTCTACCAGGTCAATATGAACGAGCCGATCACCGCCGAGATCCCGCTGCGGTTGGTTGGCGAAGCCCCGGCGCTGAAAACCAAAGGCCGTATCCTGGTCCACCCGATGGCTCATGTCGAGGTCGAAAGCCTGCCGGGCGACCTGCCCGCCAGTATCACCGTTGACATTTCGGTGCTGAACGAACTCCATGATGCCATCCACGTCCGGGACCTGAAGGTCGAAGCGGAGGTCACTATCCTGTCCGACCCCGATCAGCTTATCGCGAAGGTCAGCGAGATCACCGTCAAGGCGGAAGAGGTGACCACTGCCCCGGTGGCTGCTACCGCTCCGGGTGCCGAGGGCGCCGCTCCCGCCGAGGCTGCCGCTCCTGCCGCCGCCGAAGCCAAATAA
- a CDS encoding gamma-glutamylcyclotransferase family protein, whose translation MPLFFAYGAALSRKYTLERCPECKPRVSATLSGYQLIFSGWSRVFRGGTASLKPLRGARVKGGVYDVPDSALKKLDIAEGFPTQNAKLNVLVNTETGESLSCFTYVPAHPAEESKPAPEYLALLQQGYRDWGLI comes from the coding sequence ATGCCGCTATTCTTCGCCTATGGTGCCGCCCTGTCCCGGAAATACACTTTAGAACGCTGCCCCGAGTGCAAGCCCAGGGTTTCCGCCACCTTATCTGGCTATCAATTGATTTTCTCCGGCTGGTCGCGGGTCTTCCGCGGCGGGACCGCCTCCCTCAAACCCCTCCGCGGCGCCCGGGTTAAAGGCGGCGTTTACGACGTTCCCGATTCAGCCCTGAAGAAACTGGACATCGCCGAGGGATTCCCCACCCAGAACGCCAAACTCAACGTTTTGGTCAACACCGAAACCGGCGAATCTTTGTCTTGCTTTACCTACGTTCCGGCCCACCCCGCCGAAGAATCCAAACCCGCCCCGGAATACCTGGCTCTCCTCCAGCAGGGATACCGCGATTGGGGTTTGATCTAG
- a CDS encoding TetR/AcrR family transcriptional regulator, with product MNEHSVKTEKARRSTWRDEKAEERRLQLIDTALEVFARKGFDKTSVRELATAAGVAQGLMYHYFKSKDKLLEAVVERHSFLPQLKSLLATLHNEAAAKVLKAVGRQFYDLLGQKESLMNIFFHETQSHPIVPRIWRGIMNEGISLFQNYLDERVKAGELKAHNTDVTARMLAYAIVLLRAGGVAFHQRTRPEAFIDQMVDNILGGIAAPVN from the coding sequence ATGAACGAACATTCAGTGAAAACTGAAAAAGCACGCCGGTCTACCTGGCGCGACGAAAAAGCCGAAGAACGCCGTCTGCAACTTATTGACACGGCGCTAGAGGTTTTCGCCCGAAAAGGCTTCGACAAGACCAGTGTCCGTGAACTGGCTACCGCGGCCGGGGTGGCACAGGGGCTGATGTACCACTATTTCAAGAGCAAGGACAAGCTGCTTGAAGCCGTGGTAGAACGGCACAGCTTTCTGCCCCAGCTCAAGAGCCTGCTCGCCACGCTCCACAATGAAGCGGCCGCCAAAGTCCTCAAGGCCGTCGGGCGCCAGTTCTATGATCTCCTGGGGCAAAAAGAAAGCCTGATGAACATCTTTTTTCACGAAACCCAGAGCCACCCTATCGTCCCCCGCATCTGGCGCGGCATTATGAACGAAGGCATCTCACTTTTCCAAAACTACCTGGACGAACGGGTGAAAGCGGGAGAACTTAAAGCCCACAACACCGACGTGACGGCGCGAATGCTTGCCTATGCTATCGTACTGCTTCGGGCCGGCGGTGTTGCCTTCCACCAGCGAACCCGACCTGAAGCCTTCATTGACCAGATGGTGGATAATATCCTGGGCGGCATCGCCGCGCCGGTCAATTAA
- a CDS encoding helix-turn-helix domain-containing protein, whose translation MNTSNFTIAQAADKLGVSTRTIRRYIKSGKLRADLVNGPFGEEYRIRELPEDLKKLETPDPWTALEKRDPLAGASQDAIAVLRDLQEKNLALAAQLGAATERIRQLESQLKTKSITDGQSPKTAWWQKIFSGIRSLFSHKTEQPMVVESTEPETVSKTPEPAV comes from the coding sequence ATGAACACTTCAAACTTCACCATCGCTCAGGCCGCCGACAAACTAGGCGTTTCCACCCGTACCATACGCCGGTACATCAAATCGGGAAAGCTCCGCGCTGACCTGGTCAACGGGCCGTTCGGTGAAGAATACCGCATCCGCGAATTACCGGAAGATCTTAAAAAACTCGAGACACCCGACCCCTGGACGGCGCTTGAAAAGCGGGACCCCCTGGCCGGAGCTTCCCAGGACGCCATAGCCGTTTTGAGGGATCTTCAGGAGAAGAACCTGGCACTGGCCGCCCAACTAGGAGCGGCAACCGAACGCATCCGGCAGCTTGAAAGCCAGCTTAAAACCAAGTCCATCACCGATGGTCAATCACCGAAGACGGCCTGGTGGCAAAAAATATTCTCCGGGATACGTTCGCTGTTTTCTCATAAGACTGAACAGCCGATGGTTGTCGAGTCAACGGAACCAGAGACTGTTTCCAAAACCCCCGAACCTGCGGTTTAG